Proteins found in one Lysinibacillus fusiformis genomic segment:
- a CDS encoding glutathione ABC transporter substrate-binding protein yields the protein MKKMKLFLFMALMIVLILQACSTASNNSTEGSKEGSKSVGGELVVLRAADATSLDPHFITDIPSANIIHGKVYETLVAFDRDRKIVPLLAKEWEQKDDVTWTFTLNEGIKFHDGADFNAEAVKATFDRILDPATGSPQRDKLSMISEVVVDDTYIVTLKLKEPYAPLLSILASQEGSMMSPKAIAEAADELATHPVGTGPFVFESWKSGQEITLNSNKDYWGTVPKVDKVTFKVVPEDSTRLAMIESGEAHIAEQVPVTEIDRIENSSTMTLFRAEGLAVEFIGFNVKDTLLSDVKVRQAISYAVDREAIISGIYDNVGTLANSAMSPKIIGYSSETKPYDYDVVKAKELLKEAGVKEGTKVKLLTSDRKERINMAEVIQSQLKGIGLDVEIQVMEYGAFISEITKEQHQIFISGWGNATGDADYNQFNLFHTASMGPPGNHFYYSNPEVDKLIEQGRSEANQEARNEIYKKAMQIELDEAVYIPVRNYEHLAVYSNAVKGFWLDASNYTMISGVEIVE from the coding sequence ATGAAGAAAATGAAGTTGTTTTTATTCATGGCACTAATGATAGTACTTATTCTGCAAGCATGTTCTACTGCTAGCAATAATAGTACGGAAGGTTCCAAAGAGGGATCGAAAAGTGTAGGGGGAGAATTAGTCGTTCTAAGAGCAGCAGATGCGACAAGCCTAGATCCTCATTTTATTACAGATATTCCATCAGCGAATATTATTCATGGCAAGGTATATGAAACACTTGTTGCTTTTGATAGAGATCGTAAAATTGTTCCACTACTTGCAAAAGAATGGGAGCAAAAAGATGATGTCACTTGGACATTTACATTGAATGAAGGTATTAAATTCCATGATGGTGCAGATTTTAATGCAGAGGCTGTTAAAGCTACATTCGATCGTATTTTAGATCCTGCAACTGGTTCACCGCAGCGTGATAAATTATCAATGATTAGTGAAGTAGTAGTAGATGATACGTATATTGTTACATTGAAATTAAAAGAACCGTATGCCCCGCTGCTATCTATTTTAGCAAGTCAAGAAGGTAGTATGATGAGTCCGAAAGCTATTGCTGAAGCGGCCGACGAATTAGCAACACATCCAGTAGGGACAGGCCCATTTGTATTTGAATCTTGGAAATCAGGTCAAGAAATTACATTAAATTCGAATAAAGATTATTGGGGAACTGTACCGAAAGTAGATAAAGTAACATTTAAAGTTGTACCAGAGGATTCTACGCGTCTAGCAATGATTGAAAGTGGAGAAGCGCATATTGCTGAACAAGTACCTGTAACAGAGATTGATCGTATTGAAAATTCTTCAACGATGACTTTATTCCGTGCAGAAGGACTTGCAGTAGAATTTATCGGATTCAATGTGAAAGATACCCTATTATCAGATGTAAAAGTACGTCAAGCAATTAGCTATGCTGTTGACCGCGAAGCGATTATCAGCGGTATTTATGATAATGTAGGAACACTTGCGAATTCGGCAATGAGTCCAAAAATTATTGGTTATTCTAGTGAAACGAAACCATATGACTATGATGTAGTGAAGGCAAAAGAATTATTAAAAGAAGCTGGCGTGAAAGAAGGAACAAAAGTTAAATTACTGACAAGTGACCGTAAAGAGCGTATCAATATGGCTGAGGTGATTCAATCTCAATTAAAAGGAATCGGATTAGATGTTGAAATTCAAGTAATGGAATATGGTGCATTTATTTCTGAAATCACGAAAGAACAGCACCAAATATTTATTAGTGGCTGGGGTAATGCTACTGGGGATGCTGATTATAACCAATTTAATCTATTCCACACTGCTTCTATGGGACCTCCAGGAAACCATTTCTACTATTCAAATCCAGAAGTTGATAAACTAATTGAGCAAGGACGCTCTGAAGCAAACCAAGAGGCACGTAATGAAATCTACAAAAAAGCGATGCAAATCGAGTTAGATGAAGCTGTGTATATCCCAGTGCGTAACTATGAGCATTTAGCAGTCTATAGCAATGCTGTAAAAGGTTTCTGGTTAGATGCATCTAACTACACGATGATTAGTGGCGTTGAAATTGTAGAATAA
- a CDS encoding ABC transporter permease — MNKVTTTIDHSVLVNARKASRKKNLVSFLNKIKKNKAAVAGGIIILLYIMMFLIGPILAPYDPYDVQLDQKLQGPSLDHLMGTDDKGRDILSRILYGSRLSIGVGISAVLFGGTIGTFLGLIAGYYGKWVDSIISRILDIMLAFPGILLALAIVSALGPSLINVTIAVGFFSIPMFARIVRGSTMEVKKLEYIDAVKTLGANDMTILIKHIFPNILSPIIVQASMRLATAILSAAGLSFLGLGAQPPSPEWGAMLSNGRDFLFTAPYMALFPGIMISILVLGFNLFGDGLRDALDPRMKN, encoded by the coding sequence ATGAATAAAGTAACAACTACTATCGATCATTCTGTTTTAGTGAATGCACGCAAGGCATCTAGAAAAAAGAATCTTGTTTCTTTCCTAAACAAAATTAAGAAAAATAAAGCAGCTGTCGCAGGAGGCATCATCATTCTTCTATATATAATGATGTTTCTTATCGGGCCCATTTTAGCCCCTTATGATCCATACGACGTGCAGTTAGATCAAAAATTACAAGGACCCAGCTTAGATCATCTAATGGGAACAGATGACAAAGGGCGAGATATTTTAAGTCGAATTTTATATGGATCACGTTTATCAATTGGTGTTGGTATTTCAGCTGTTTTATTCGGTGGTACAATCGGCACTTTCTTAGGACTTATTGCTGGCTATTATGGCAAATGGGTTGATTCTATTATTAGTCGAATTTTAGATATCATGCTTGCCTTCCCAGGTATCTTGCTAGCTTTAGCTATTGTTAGTGCATTAGGGCCAAGCCTTATCAATGTCACAATTGCTGTTGGTTTTTTCTCTATTCCTATGTTTGCTCGTATTGTACGTGGCTCAACAATGGAAGTTAAAAAATTAGAATATATCGATGCTGTCAAAACACTTGGAGCAAATGATATGACAATTTTAATTAAGCATATTTTTCCAAACATTTTATCACCTATTATTGTACAAGCGTCTATGCGCTTAGCAACGGCTATTCTATCTGCAGCCGGTCTATCATTCTTAGGTTTAGGTGCTCAGCCACCATCTCCTGAATGGGGTGCCATGCTATCTAACGGACGTGATTTCCTATTTACCGCTCCTTATATGGCGCTATTCCCAGGTATTATGATTTCTATACTTGTATTAGGCTTTAACTTATTTGGTGATGGTTTACGCGATGCGCTAGATCCAAGAATGAAAAATTAA
- a CDS encoding ABC transporter permease: MTLFILKRLAQIIPVTLGVTLVVFLIMQMIPGDPAIILAGEGASQETVAELRENLGLNKPLAVQYTEYIKNLLQGDMGHSLKNNQPVFGEITSRLPITIELAFYSILITIVLGLIAGIISAIRPYSFMDVGLMVVALLGISLPSFWLGILLMYVFSVQLHWLPVAGWDSAKHIILPAVTLGAGGAAIVARMTRSSMLEVVNQDYIRTAKAKGLKGYIIILKHALRNALIPVITVVGLQFGSLLGGTVLVESVFAVNGLGRMIVDAIRTRDIPVVQGGVLVASLIFVFINLFVDILYRIFNKRMDLN; encoded by the coding sequence ATGACATTATTTATCTTAAAACGACTAGCTCAAATTATTCCTGTGACACTTGGTGTAACGCTTGTTGTTTTTCTAATTATGCAGATGATTCCTGGGGACCCAGCGATCATTTTAGCAGGAGAAGGAGCTTCTCAAGAAACGGTTGCAGAATTACGTGAAAATTTAGGGCTCAATAAACCATTAGCCGTTCAATATACAGAGTATATTAAAAATCTTCTACAAGGAGATATGGGTCATTCATTAAAAAATAACCAACCTGTCTTTGGGGAAATTACGTCTCGTTTACCGATTACAATAGAGCTTGCCTTTTATAGTATTTTAATCACCATTGTTTTAGGGCTTATTGCTGGTATTATCTCCGCTATCCGTCCTTATTCGTTTATGGATGTAGGATTAATGGTTGTCGCTTTATTAGGGATCTCCCTTCCAAGTTTCTGGTTAGGTATTTTATTAATGTATGTATTCTCCGTACAGTTACATTGGCTTCCTGTAGCAGGTTGGGATAGTGCCAAGCATATTATTCTCCCTGCTGTCACACTTGGTGCTGGTGGAGCTGCCATCGTAGCACGTATGACTCGCTCTAGTATGTTAGAGGTTGTAAATCAAGACTATATTCGAACAGCGAAAGCAAAAGGCTTAAAAGGGTACATTATCATTTTAAAGCACGCATTACGCAATGCCTTGATTCCAGTTATTACAGTAGTAGGCTTACAATTTGGTAGTTTACTTGGTGGAACAGTTTTAGTTGAATCTGTTTTCGCTGTGAATGGATTAGGACGAATGATTGTAGATGCCATTCGGACACGTGATATACCTGTCGTTCAAGGTGGCGTGCTTGTTGCTTCATTAATATTTGTTTTCATTAATCTTTTTGTAGACATTTTGTACCGAATCTTTAATAAACGAATGGATTTAAACTAA
- a CDS encoding ABC transporter ATP-binding protein, whose translation MKQETVLEVKNLQTYFYSSEGVAKAVDGVSFTLQKGETLGIVGESGCGKSMTSLSLLRLVPSPPGKIINGEILLNNTDILKLSDEELRKIRGNKISMIFQEPMTSLNPVLSVGEQIAESIRLHQGLSRKEAWQKAVDMIRLVGIPAPEKRAKQEPYQLSGGMRQRIMIAMALACTPDVLIADEPTTALDVTIQAQIIDIIQNLQKQLGMSIIFITHDLGVVAEICDKIAVMYAGQVVEESSTESLFEKPLHPYTNGLIQSLPKLYEDQEELSTIHGTVPSPYNYPIGCRYAERCPFATDLCREQQPELLTVEQGKKVRCWMYSNEWQGETLMKELTI comes from the coding sequence ATGAAACAAGAAACCGTGTTGGAAGTAAAAAATTTACAAACCTATTTTTATTCGAGTGAAGGTGTTGCCAAAGCTGTGGATGGGGTGTCCTTTACTCTTCAAAAAGGAGAAACACTAGGCATTGTTGGTGAATCTGGTTGTGGGAAATCAATGACTTCCCTGTCATTACTTCGTTTAGTACCATCTCCTCCTGGTAAAATCATCAATGGTGAAATTTTATTAAATAATACGGACATCCTGAAACTATCAGATGAAGAGCTACGTAAAATTCGAGGCAATAAAATATCAATGATTTTCCAAGAGCCTATGACAAGCTTAAATCCTGTATTATCCGTTGGAGAGCAAATTGCTGAATCCATTCGTTTGCACCAAGGCTTGTCACGGAAAGAAGCATGGCAAAAGGCTGTCGATATGATTCGCCTCGTTGGGATTCCTGCACCAGAAAAAAGAGCGAAGCAGGAGCCTTATCAGTTAAGTGGTGGGATGCGACAACGTATAATGATTGCCATGGCACTAGCGTGTACACCAGATGTGTTAATTGCTGACGAACCGACGACTGCATTAGATGTAACCATTCAAGCTCAAATTATTGATATTATTCAAAACCTGCAAAAACAATTAGGCATGAGCATTATCTTCATTACCCACGATCTTGGTGTTGTAGCAGAAATCTGCGATAAGATTGCTGTTATGTATGCGGGGCAGGTTGTAGAAGAAAGCTCAACAGAAAGTCTCTTTGAAAAACCGTTACACCCTTATACAAATGGATTAATTCAATCACTACCAAAGCTATATGAAGACCAAGAAGAATTATCTACTATTCATGGGACTGTCCCAAGTCCCTATAATTACCCGATTGGCTGCCGTTATGCAGAACGCTGCCCATTTGCTACAGATTTATGTCGTGAACAACAGCCTGAACTTCTGACTGTTGAGCAAGGAAAAAAGGTAAGATGCTGGATGTACAGTAATGAATGGCAAGGAGAAACACTTATGAAGGAGCTGACAATATGA
- a CDS encoding ABC transporter ATP-binding protein: MTTTQHTQPLLEVNDLKQHFFLKKEKLFGPQQVVKAVDGVSFDIMPGETLSIVGESGCGKSTTGRSILRLDEPTAGEVLLFGKNLVNMNKKELRAARKDIQIIFQDPYASLNPRRTIRKMLTEAMSIQKIVPPEQQEARMIELMSLVGLRPEYLERYPHEFSGGQRQRIGIARALAVNPKIIICDESVSALDVSIQAQILNLLKQLQRDLDLTFLFISHDLSVVRHISDRIMVMYLGKVVEIADKHSLFTQPHHPYTKALFSSIPVIDKQHRKERIILKGDLPSPLNPPTGCSFHTRCPFATDKCKAEVPALREISSTHKVACHFAENLV; this comes from the coding sequence ATGACAACTACGCAACACACTCAACCACTATTAGAAGTAAATGATTTAAAGCAGCATTTTTTCTTAAAAAAAGAAAAGCTCTTCGGTCCACAGCAAGTTGTAAAAGCTGTGGATGGTGTGTCTTTCGATATTATGCCTGGTGAGACACTCAGCATTGTTGGAGAATCTGGCTGTGGAAAATCAACGACAGGTCGTTCTATTTTAAGATTAGATGAGCCTACTGCTGGAGAGGTATTGTTATTTGGTAAAAATTTAGTGAATATGAACAAAAAAGAGCTTCGTGCTGCGCGCAAGGACATTCAAATAATTTTCCAAGATCCCTATGCGTCCCTTAACCCACGAAGAACGATTCGTAAAATGCTAACAGAAGCCATGTCTATTCAAAAAATTGTACCGCCTGAGCAACAAGAAGCACGCATGATTGAATTAATGTCCCTTGTTGGGTTACGTCCTGAGTATTTAGAGCGTTATCCACATGAATTTTCTGGTGGGCAGCGTCAGCGTATTGGCATTGCAAGAGCCCTTGCTGTTAATCCTAAAATTATTATTTGTGATGAGTCCGTTTCTGCCCTAGATGTTTCCATTCAAGCTCAAATACTCAATTTACTGAAGCAACTACAAAGAGATTTAGATTTAACCTTTTTATTTATCTCACACGATTTAAGTGTTGTTCGACATATTTCAGACCGTATTATGGTGATGTATCTCGGAAAGGTCGTAGAAATTGCTGATAAGCATTCCCTTTTCACACAGCCACATCATCCTTATACCAAAGCACTGTTTTCTTCTATACCAGTTATTGATAAGCAGCATCGTAAGGAGCGTATTATTTTAAAAGGTGACCTACCATCCCCTCTTAATCCTCCTACTGGCTGTAGCTTTCACACACGTTGCCCATTCGCAACAGATAAATGTAAAGCAGAAGTGCCAGCATTACGAGAAATCTCTTCAACCCATAAGGTAGCTTGCCATTTCGCAGAAAATTTAGTTTAA
- a CDS encoding sensor histidine kinase produces MLQLETFNIYILLCVIAPIIGAFLLTFIFIFEKQIDSLEEEKRNLELEQDLQRANILQLNQQIQPHFFFNALNSLLSLARINRKEDLVAGIEALATFFKFKYNNHEVLIALKNEVQFVDSYLNIQQLRFGHRLTVNKYVDDEALSVQIPPFILQTIIENAYKHSFEKHIGPAELSITIKKMENVLLIEIKNTQPLEKIEMTTEQVVDELQQGYGLENIRKRLELIYGLENILFSIQNNEQHYTVTIHVPA; encoded by the coding sequence ATGTTACAACTAGAAACCTTCAACATATATATTCTCCTATGTGTAATTGCTCCAATTATTGGAGCTTTTCTGCTTACTTTTATATTTATTTTCGAAAAACAAATCGATAGCCTTGAGGAGGAAAAAAGAAACTTAGAGCTTGAGCAGGATTTACAAAGAGCGAATATTCTCCAGCTAAATCAGCAAATACAGCCACATTTCTTTTTTAACGCATTAAATTCATTACTTAGCCTAGCCCGCATCAATCGAAAGGAAGATTTGGTTGCGGGCATTGAGGCTTTGGCAACATTCTTTAAATTTAAATACAATAATCATGAGGTTTTAATTGCGTTAAAGAACGAGGTACAATTTGTTGATAGTTATTTAAATATTCAACAGTTACGATTTGGACATCGTTTGACTGTAAATAAATATGTTGATGATGAGGCTCTATCTGTTCAAATACCTCCATTTATTCTGCAGACCATTATTGAAAATGCATATAAACATAGCTTTGAAAAACATATAGGACCTGCAGAGCTATCCATTACAATTAAAAAAATGGAGAATGTCTTATTAATAGAAATAAAAAATACACAACCATTAGAAAAAATAGAAATGACTACTGAGCAGGTAGTAGACGAATTGCAGCAAGGTTATGGTCTCGAAAATATTAGAAAACGACTTGAGCTTATTTATGGTCTCGAAAATATTTTATTCTCGATTCAAAACAATGAACAGCATTACACTGTTACCATCCATGTTCCCGCTTAG
- a CDS encoding response regulator transcription factor codes for MNILIADDEPLELEQMIYLLKPHFPNWTFHTAQDASQALQLAKKHRMTIAFLDIQMPGKDGITLSKELKVLYEVDIIMVTAYQTFEYAQQALRIGVKDYLTKPVIASELDAIVEKYKVWSSNHDAIQSALSYIHENYHEKLSLNIIAEKIHLNPSYLSRKFLEEQSIGINEYINNYRLEMAVKKINENLDASMSAIAESCGFNSQHYFSVAFKKKYNQSPRQYKSSKMSKGI; via the coding sequence ATGAATATTTTAATCGCAGATGATGAGCCATTAGAGCTTGAGCAAATGATTTATTTATTAAAGCCACATTTTCCGAATTGGACATTCCATACTGCTCAAGATGCCTCACAGGCCCTGCAATTAGCTAAAAAGCACCGTATGACTATCGCCTTTTTGGATATTCAAATGCCTGGGAAAGATGGAATCACGTTGAGCAAGGAATTAAAAGTGCTTTATGAGGTAGATATCATTATGGTAACCGCTTATCAGACCTTTGAATATGCCCAACAAGCATTGCGGATTGGAGTAAAAGATTATCTTACAAAACCTGTCATTGCAAGTGAATTAGATGCGATTGTGGAGAAATATAAAGTATGGAGTTCTAACCATGATGCGATTCAAAGCGCGCTTTCCTATATCCATGAAAACTATCATGAAAAACTGAGTCTAAATATCATTGCTGAAAAAATTCATTTGAATCCAAGCTATTTAAGTCGTAAATTTTTGGAGGAGCAGTCTATCGGAATTAATGAGTATATTAATAATTATCGCCTAGAAATGGCCGTAAAAAAAATCAATGAAAATCTGGATGCAAGTATGTCTGCGATTGCTGAGAGCTGTGGTTTTAATAGCCAACACTATTTTAGTGTAGCGTTTAAGAAAAAATATAATCAATCACCGCGACAATATAAATCCTCTAAAATGAGTAAAGGGATTTGA